Proteins found in one Tsukamurella paurometabola DSM 20162 genomic segment:
- a CDS encoding DUF4333 domain-containing protein: protein MSNPQDPNQWAQQGWQQPGQPGQPPQGSDQTQITPQFGGQPPAGQPYAAPGADQTQIAPQFGGQWPGAQGQPGQYPQGQPGQPQPGQHSGQFGYPGQPGQPYGQFVPQYAGAPGMPGAPKKSKNGLIIGIGAAVVIAIVVIVVLVGYFTDAFFGKKFDNGAVNEGVTKVLKENYNESDTKDVKCNTDGVKVKEGSTFTCDATISGKQRTVDVKVLDSDGKYQVGAPN, encoded by the coding sequence ATGAGCAACCCGCAGGACCCGAACCAGTGGGCACAGCAGGGCTGGCAGCAACCGGGTCAGCCCGGCCAGCCCCCGCAGGGCTCCGATCAGACGCAGATCACTCCACAGTTCGGCGGCCAGCCGCCCGCCGGGCAGCCCTACGCCGCGCCGGGTGCAGACCAGACCCAGATCGCCCCCCAGTTCGGTGGACAGTGGCCGGGGGCACAGGGCCAGCCCGGCCAGTATCCGCAGGGCCAGCCCGGTCAGCCGCAGCCCGGTCAGCACTCCGGTCAGTTCGGATACCCGGGCCAGCCCGGTCAGCCCTACGGCCAGTTCGTCCCGCAGTACGCGGGCGCACCCGGGATGCCGGGCGCACCGAAGAAGTCGAAGAACGGACTGATCATCGGGATCGGCGCCGCGGTCGTCATCGCGATCGTGGTGATCGTGGTCCTCGTCGGCTATTTCACCGACGCCTTCTTCGGCAAGAAGTTCGACAACGGCGCGGTGAACGAGGGGGTCACCAAGGTGCTGAAGGAGAACTACAACGAGTCCGACACCAAGGACGTCAAGTGCAACACCGACGGCGTGAAGGTGAAGGAGGGGAGCACTTTCACCTGCGATGCCACGATCAGCGGTAAGCAGCGCACCGTGGACGTCAAGGTTCTCGACAGCGACGGCAAGTACCAGGTGGGCGCACCGAACTGA
- a CDS encoding 5'-3' exonuclease: MTPVTNDAAPARPLMLLDSAGLWFRAYYAIPDKVKAADGRSVNALRGFLDMTSQLIATHRPGRLVACLDLDWRPAFRVDLLPTYKTHRVAEDAEDGAEEVPDTLAPQVDMILEVLDAVGIATAGAEGLEADDVLGTLAAQEQVDPVIVVSGDRDLLQVADDTPPPVKCLYIGRGIAKAEMFGPAEVAEKYGLPADRAGEAYAELALLRGDPSDGLPGVPGIGEKTASKLLLQYGSLAAIRDAAAQQPSPLPARAAASIVNSSDYLDAAWDVVWVRRAADVAVSGPDAVPAEPRDPQRLAELAVELRIGAQVERLLAALRN; encoded by the coding sequence ATGACTCCCGTGACCAACGATGCCGCCCCCGCTCGGCCGCTGATGCTGCTCGATTCGGCGGGCCTGTGGTTCCGCGCCTACTACGCGATCCCGGACAAGGTGAAAGCCGCCGACGGGCGATCGGTGAACGCACTGCGCGGCTTTCTCGATATGACGTCCCAGTTGATCGCGACGCATCGGCCCGGTCGGTTGGTGGCCTGCCTGGATTTGGACTGGCGGCCGGCCTTCCGCGTGGACCTGCTGCCCACGTACAAGACGCACCGGGTGGCCGAAGACGCCGAGGACGGCGCCGAGGAGGTGCCCGATACGCTGGCTCCGCAGGTCGACATGATTCTCGAGGTGCTCGACGCCGTCGGCATCGCGACCGCAGGTGCCGAGGGGCTCGAAGCCGACGACGTGTTGGGGACGTTGGCGGCGCAGGAACAGGTGGACCCGGTGATCGTGGTCTCCGGTGACCGGGACCTGCTGCAGGTCGCGGACGACACGCCGCCGCCGGTGAAGTGTCTGTACATCGGCCGCGGTATCGCCAAGGCGGAGATGTTCGGTCCTGCCGAGGTGGCGGAGAAGTACGGGCTTCCTGCGGACCGCGCGGGCGAGGCCTACGCCGAGCTGGCGTTGCTGCGGGGCGACCCCTCCGACGGACTGCCAGGAGTGCCCGGCATCGGTGAGAAGACGGCCTCGAAACTGTTGTTGCAGTACGGATCCTTGGCCGCGATCCGGGACGCCGCCGCCCAGCAGCCGTCACCGTTGCCGGCCCGAGCCGCCGCCTCGATCGTGAACTCGTCCGACTACCTCGATGCCGCGTGGGACGTGGTGTGGGTGCGGCGCGCGGCCGACGTCGCGGTATCGGGGCCGGACGCAGTGCCCGCAGAACCGCGTGATCCGCAGCGCCTGGCCGAGTTGGCCGTGGAGCTGCGGATCGGTGCGCAGGTGGAGCGGTTGCTGGCAGCGCTGCGGAACTGA
- a CDS encoding M24 family metallopeptidase: MTSFPASVYANRLTRAQQLGTAAGTPLVITPGPDLAYLTGIVSESFERLTALVITADGFALVLPRLELAILTESAVPGLADAGVELTVTDWVDGADPYALVVDRFAGAERIAVGDAVPALHLVPLLERGVSAELATGVLRRLRMIKDRAEIDELRAAGAAIDRVHARVPDILKVGRTEREVADDIAAAIVEEGHTVAAFVIVGSGPHGADPHHEVSDRVIEAGDVVVVDIGGPLPSGYNSDSTRTYSMGEPAADIAQQYAVLERAQAASVAAVRPGVSAESIDAAGRALLTDAGLGEYFVHRTGHGIGLSVHEEPYVVAGNELPVEPGMAFSIEPGIYFRGSWGARIEDIVIVTEDGCEPVNTRPHGLTVL; this comes from the coding sequence ATGACTTCCTTCCCCGCCTCCGTGTACGCGAACCGTCTCACTCGGGCTCAACAACTCGGCACCGCAGCGGGGACCCCGCTGGTGATCACACCCGGTCCCGATCTCGCCTATCTCACCGGCATCGTCAGCGAATCCTTCGAGCGACTGACCGCATTGGTGATCACCGCGGACGGATTCGCGCTGGTACTGCCGCGACTGGAGCTGGCGATCCTTACCGAGTCCGCGGTGCCGGGCCTCGCCGACGCCGGGGTCGAGCTGACAGTCACCGATTGGGTCGACGGGGCCGACCCGTACGCACTCGTCGTCGACCGGTTCGCCGGGGCGGAGCGGATCGCGGTGGGTGACGCAGTTCCGGCGCTGCACCTGGTGCCTCTGCTCGAACGCGGCGTCTCCGCCGAGTTGGCGACCGGTGTGCTGCGGCGGCTGCGAATGATCAAGGACCGAGCCGAAATCGACGAGCTGCGGGCCGCGGGCGCCGCGATCGACCGGGTGCATGCCCGCGTTCCCGACATCCTGAAGGTGGGGCGCACCGAGCGCGAGGTGGCCGACGACATCGCCGCCGCGATCGTCGAGGAGGGGCATACGGTAGCTGCCTTCGTCATCGTCGGTTCGGGCCCGCACGGTGCCGATCCGCATCACGAGGTCTCCGACCGCGTGATCGAGGCCGGTGATGTGGTCGTCGTCGATATCGGCGGACCTCTGCCCTCGGGCTACAACTCGGATTCGACACGCACCTACTCGATGGGCGAGCCCGCCGCCGATATCGCGCAGCAATACGCGGTCTTAGAACGCGCGCAGGCGGCGTCGGTCGCCGCGGTGCGGCCGGGAGTGAGTGCGGAGTCGATCGACGCGGCGGGCCGCGCGCTGCTCACCGACGCCGGACTCGGCGAGTACTTCGTCCATCGCACCGGCCACGGAATCGGCCTGTCAGTGCACGAAGAGCCGTACGTGGTCGCGGGAAACGAACTCCCGGTCGAGCCGGGCATGGCCTTCTCGATCGAACCGGGCATCTACTTCCGGGGTTCGTGGGGAGCGAGGATCGAAGATATCGTGATCGTCACCGAGGACGGATGCGAGCCGGTGAATACGCGCCCGCACGGCCTGACGGTGCTGTAG
- a CDS encoding sugar porter family MFS transporter, whose product MTHGGGATPDEPSIYEEGDGNSGRVIQIAVVAAMGGLLFGYDSAVINGATKAIEGYFDIHGYTLGFAVASALLGAAAGAMTAGRIADRIGRLRVMQIAAILFLASAVGCAFAYDLWVLIVFRIVGGIGVGVASVIAPAYIAEVSPARIRGRLGSLQQMAIVLGIFLSLLIDWLLASLAGGASNELWLGLEAWRWMFLVMAIPAIVYGVASTMIPESPRYLVARHRIPEARRVLSMLLGEKNLDITVHRIEESLAGEQKHSWRDLIKPGGGVYPIVWVGLLLSIFQQAVGINVIFYYSNMLWQAVGFKESQSNIISVFTSIVNVLVTIVAILLVDRIGRRPLLLIGSIGMAVSLATMAVCFSTATIGADGAPALGGAVGVIALIAANLFVIFFGVSWGPVVWVLLGEMFPNRIRGAALSLAAAAQWAANWAITVTFPKMEGNLTLAYGLYALFALLSLFFVYRFVPETRGKSLEDMDGSVPAR is encoded by the coding sequence ATGACCCACGGCGGCGGAGCCACGCCCGACGAACCGTCCATCTACGAGGAGGGCGACGGCAACAGCGGGCGGGTCATCCAGATCGCCGTGGTCGCGGCGATGGGCGGCTTGCTCTTCGGGTACGACAGCGCCGTCATCAACGGCGCCACGAAAGCCATCGAGGGCTACTTCGACATCCACGGCTACACACTCGGGTTCGCCGTAGCTTCTGCGCTATTGGGCGCTGCTGCGGGCGCCATGACAGCGGGCCGGATCGCCGATCGCATCGGCCGGCTGCGGGTGATGCAGATCGCGGCGATCCTGTTCCTGGCCAGCGCGGTGGGGTGTGCCTTCGCCTACGACCTGTGGGTGCTCATCGTCTTCCGGATCGTCGGCGGCATCGGCGTGGGCGTGGCCTCGGTGATCGCTCCGGCGTACATCGCGGAGGTCTCCCCGGCGCGGATCCGCGGCCGCCTCGGCTCCCTGCAGCAGATGGCGATCGTGCTCGGCATCTTCCTGTCGTTGTTGATCGACTGGTTGCTGGCCTCACTCGCGGGCGGTGCGTCGAACGAGCTCTGGCTGGGACTGGAGGCGTGGCGATGGATGTTCCTGGTGATGGCGATCCCCGCCATCGTGTACGGCGTCGCCTCGACGATGATCCCGGAATCGCCCCGGTATCTGGTGGCGCGTCATCGCATTCCGGAGGCCCGCCGGGTGTTGTCGATGCTCCTGGGCGAGAAGAACCTCGATATCACCGTGCATCGGATCGAGGAGAGCCTCGCCGGTGAACAGAAGCACTCCTGGCGCGATCTGATCAAGCCCGGCGGCGGTGTGTACCCGATCGTCTGGGTGGGCCTGCTGCTGTCGATCTTCCAGCAGGCCGTGGGGATCAACGTGATCTTCTACTACTCGAACATGCTGTGGCAGGCGGTGGGCTTCAAGGAATCCCAGTCGAACATCATCAGCGTCTTCACCTCGATCGTGAACGTCCTGGTGACCATCGTCGCGATTCTGCTGGTCGACCGGATCGGGCGGCGGCCGCTGCTGCTGATCGGTTCGATCGGCATGGCCGTCTCGCTGGCGACGATGGCGGTCTGCTTCAGTACCGCGACGATCGGCGCCGACGGCGCGCCGGCGCTCGGAGGCGCAGTCGGCGTGATCGCTCTCATCGCTGCGAATCTGTTCGTGATCTTCTTCGGTGTCAGCTGGGGTCCAGTGGTGTGGGTGCTCCTCGGCGAGATGTTCCCGAACCGGATCCGTGGCGCCGCACTGTCGCTCGCGGCGGCCGCGCAATGGGCGGCGAACTGGGCCATCACCGTCACCTTCCCGAAGATGGAGGGCAATCTGACGCTGGCCTACGGGCTGTACGCGCTGTTCGCCCTGCTGTCCCTGTTCTTCGTGTACCGGTTCGTGCCGGAGACGCGCGGCAAATCACTGGAGGACATGGACGGGAGCGTGCCCGCGCGCTAG
- a CDS encoding pyridoxamine 5'-phosphate oxidase family protein, with protein MAGVTDLNADALTFVTERHLATLSTLRADGTPHTVAIAFTYDADAGLVRVITSGGSQKARNAERGGYAAVTQVDGGQWITLEGPARVYTDREHVREAERRYALRYRVPRENPQRVVIEIDVTRVLGSPGLRS; from the coding sequence GTGGCAGGTGTGACAGACCTCAACGCGGACGCCCTGACCTTCGTCACCGAACGCCACCTCGCGACATTGAGCACGCTGCGCGCAGACGGCACTCCGCACACGGTGGCCATCGCCTTCACCTACGACGCCGACGCGGGGCTGGTGCGCGTGATCACCTCCGGCGGGAGTCAGAAGGCGCGCAACGCCGAACGCGGTGGCTATGCCGCCGTCACCCAGGTCGACGGTGGCCAATGGATCACCCTGGAAGGTCCGGCCCGGGTGTACACCGATCGGGAGCACGTCCGCGAGGCGGAGCGCCGTTACGCCCTGCGCTATCGCGTGCCGCGGGAGAATCCGCAGCGTGTGGTCATCGAGATCGATGTGACCCGCGTGCTGGGTTCGCCTGGACTGCGTAGCTAG
- a CDS encoding SDR family NAD(P)-dependent oxidoreductase, with amino-acid sequence MPDGAVLLLGGRSEVGLEVARRIAPGRDVVLAARRSSDLDAQIETLRAAGATGVFPVEFDADRTEQHGLFLDEVADRFGRIGVAIVAFGILGDQARAEADPTHAVQIAQTDYVAQVSILLGLANLVREQDQRAGRRGAIIAFSSVAGVRVRKANYVYGSTKAGLDGFVQGFTDSLHGSGIQVLLARPGFIIGAMTRDLMASGVTPAPFSRTAPQVADATVRALRRGRRVVWIPPVLRPLYAGLRFVPQAVWRRLPR; translated from the coding sequence ATGCCCGACGGTGCGGTGCTACTGCTCGGTGGGCGCAGCGAGGTGGGCCTGGAGGTCGCGCGACGGATCGCACCCGGCCGCGATGTGGTGTTGGCCGCGCGCCGGTCGAGCGACCTCGACGCGCAGATCGAGACGCTGCGAGCCGCGGGCGCCACCGGTGTCTTCCCGGTGGAGTTCGACGCGGACCGGACGGAGCAGCACGGGCTGTTCCTCGACGAGGTCGCCGACCGGTTCGGGCGGATCGGTGTGGCGATCGTTGCCTTCGGCATCCTCGGAGATCAGGCGCGGGCGGAGGCCGATCCCACGCACGCGGTGCAGATCGCGCAGACCGACTACGTGGCCCAGGTGTCGATCCTGTTGGGCCTGGCGAACCTGGTGCGCGAGCAGGACCAGCGCGCGGGTCGACGGGGCGCGATCATCGCGTTCAGTTCGGTGGCCGGGGTCCGGGTCCGGAAGGCGAACTACGTATACGGCAGCACGAAGGCAGGACTCGACGGGTTCGTCCAGGGATTCACGGATTCGTTGCACGGCTCCGGTATTCAGGTGCTGCTCGCTCGCCCAGGGTTCATCATCGGCGCGATGACCCGTGACCTCATGGCCTCCGGCGTCACACCCGCGCCGTTCAGCCGCACTGCACCGCAGGTGGCCGACGCGACCGTGAGGGCACTGCGCCGGGGACGGCGAGTGGTGTGGATTCCGCCGGTACTGCGCCCGCTGTACGCGGGATTGCGGTTCGTGCCCCAGGCGGTGTGGCGGCGGTTGCCACGATGA
- a CDS encoding bifunctional cobalt-precorrin-7 (C(5))-methyltransferase/cobalt-precorrin-6B (C(15))-methyltransferase, which translates to MTVVVVGIGADGWSGLTEGSRQELQRARVIHGAPRQLQYLPADLAADLRPWPSPMIPGLASVRPGEHVLASGDPMFYGIGATLTRHRPDLVLRVLPHLSSFALACARLGWPAQDVVVVSAVARDPAPLVQAVRAGRRVIALSESGATPDALADLLAEAALAADLTVLEQLGGERERVRPWHRGAGVDDLNVVAVEPRAGAVPFEFEHDGQITKSDIRAVTVAALRPSSGWVWDFGAGSGSVGISWALAAGGSVVAVERRADRADRVRRNAARAGVRNEVVVADSADLSTDLPRPDAIFIGGGLTETLAAACVGILPPGGRLVANTVTVEGQTRAALLCARFGGALRSYTVADQRPLGAGTAWEPRRPVVQWIYVKEEV; encoded by the coding sequence ATGACGGTCGTGGTGGTGGGCATCGGCGCCGACGGCTGGTCCGGCCTCACCGAGGGTTCTCGTCAGGAATTGCAGCGTGCCAGGGTGATCCATGGTGCACCTCGCCAATTGCAGTATCTCCCCGCGGACCTGGCCGCGGATCTGCGACCGTGGCCCTCGCCGATGATTCCGGGGTTGGCGTCGGTACGGCCCGGCGAGCACGTGCTGGCCAGTGGCGATCCGATGTTCTACGGAATCGGCGCGACCCTCACCAGGCACCGGCCCGACCTGGTGTTGCGCGTGCTGCCTCACCTGTCATCCTTCGCGCTCGCCTGCGCACGACTGGGGTGGCCCGCGCAGGACGTGGTGGTGGTGTCCGCCGTGGCCCGAGATCCCGCACCCCTGGTGCAAGCGGTGCGTGCCGGGCGGCGGGTGATCGCGCTCAGCGAGTCGGGGGCCACCCCGGACGCGCTCGCGGATCTGCTCGCCGAGGCGGCACTCGCCGCCGACCTGACGGTGCTCGAACAGCTCGGGGGTGAACGGGAGCGCGTTCGGCCTTGGCACCGCGGAGCCGGGGTCGACGATCTCAACGTGGTGGCCGTCGAACCGCGCGCGGGGGCTGTGCCCTTCGAATTCGAGCACGACGGGCAGATCACCAAATCCGACATCCGCGCAGTGACGGTGGCCGCATTGCGCCCCTCCTCGGGCTGGGTGTGGGACTTCGGCGCGGGCTCGGGGTCGGTCGGGATCAGCTGGGCCTTGGCCGCGGGCGGCTCCGTCGTGGCGGTAGAGCGGCGCGCCGACCGGGCGGATCGTGTGCGGCGCAATGCGGCTCGCGCGGGCGTCCGCAACGAGGTGGTGGTCGCCGATTCCGCGGATCTGTCCACCGACCTACCGCGGCCGGATGCGATCTTCATCGGCGGCGGTCTCACCGAGACGCTGGCCGCGGCGTGCGTCGGTATCCTGCCGCCGGGCGGGCGGCTCGTCGCGAATACCGTCACCGTCGAGGGCCAGACGCGGGCCGCTCTGCTCTGTGCCCGATTCGGTGGCGCACTGCGGTCTTACACCGTGGCCGATCAGCGCCCACTGGGGGCCGGGACCGCATGGGAGCCGCGGCGCCCCGTGGTGCAGTGGATCTACGTGAAAGAGGAAGTGTGA
- the cobM gene encoding precorrin-4 C(11)-methyltransferase, giving the protein MTVYFIGAGPGAPDLLTLRGAELLARCAVCLYAGSLVPQEMLDRCPSSARLVNTARMPLDDIVSEMVAAHHAGHDVARLHSGDMSLYSAFTEQAARLDAAGVPYQVIPGVPAFAAASAALHRELTVPGVGQSLLVTRVSTLSTDMPPGEDLASLAATGVTLALHLAAHRGPELTAELVPHYGADCPVAVVAFASRPEQQIVRCRLADLPQRLTEAGISKTAVIFVGRVLDAETVVDSYLYSAARLRAPGASH; this is encoded by the coding sequence GTGACCGTCTACTTCATCGGCGCAGGTCCCGGGGCACCTGATCTACTGACACTGCGTGGCGCGGAACTGCTGGCCCGGTGCGCGGTGTGCCTCTACGCGGGTTCCCTCGTGCCCCAGGAGATGCTGGATCGCTGCCCGTCGAGCGCCCGGTTGGTGAATACGGCGCGGATGCCGCTGGACGACATCGTCTCCGAGATGGTGGCGGCGCATCATGCGGGTCACGATGTGGCACGGCTGCACTCGGGTGATATGTCCCTGTATTCGGCGTTCACGGAGCAGGCGGCCCGGTTGGATGCAGCGGGCGTGCCCTACCAGGTGATCCCGGGGGTGCCGGCGTTCGCGGCGGCGTCCGCAGCGCTGCACCGGGAGCTGACGGTGCCGGGTGTGGGGCAGTCGCTTCTGGTGACCCGGGTATCAACGCTCTCGACCGATATGCCCCCGGGGGAGGACCTCGCGTCGCTCGCGGCCACCGGTGTGACCCTGGCGCTCCACCTGGCCGCCCATCGCGGCCCCGAGCTGACGGCCGAACTGGTCCCGCATTACGGTGCCGACTGTCCGGTGGCGGTAGTGGCGTTCGCCAGCCGACCCGAGCAGCAGATCGTCCGGTGCCGTCTGGCCGACCTCCCGCAGCGGCTCACGGAAGCCGGGATCTCCAAGACCGCGGTCATCTTCGTCGGCCGTGTCCTCGATGCCGAGACCGTCGTGGACAGCTATCTGTACTCGGCCGCGCGACTCCGCGCGCCCGGGGCGAGCCATTGA